One Ignavibacterium album JCM 16511 genomic region harbors:
- a CDS encoding nucleotide sugar dehydrogenase, with translation MHKQLVEKINNKSARVGIIGLGYVGLPLALEFAHKGFKTIGFDIDEKKIPLLNSGQSYIKHIGSQKVKEAVNSKKFEATSDFTRLIETDAIIICVPTPLNEHREPDMTFIENSGKEIAKYLRKGQFVSLESSTYPGTTEEILQPLFEDAPIIQGNGNKKFEVGKDFYLAFSPEREDPNNPKYSTATIPKVVGGVTPACLEIALALYNQVIVKTVPVSSPRVAEATKLLENIYRSINIALVNELKMVFDRMNIDVWEVIEAASTKPFGFQAFYPGPGLGGHCIPIDPFYLTWKAREYDINTKFIELAGEINTLMPYYVVEKAGEVLNKHKKSLNGSKVLILGASYKKDIDDMRESPSLKLIEILHEKGADVDYHDPYVPKLFKTRKYNYDMHSIELNKENLSKYDLVLLSTDHSNFDYKFIAENSKLILDTRNAFRKNGIKTENLYFA, from the coding sequence ATGCACAAACAACTTGTTGAAAAAATAAATAACAAATCTGCAAGAGTAGGAATTATTGGACTTGGTTATGTGGGACTTCCGCTTGCATTGGAATTTGCACATAAAGGATTTAAAACAATTGGTTTTGATATTGATGAAAAAAAGATTCCGTTACTTAATTCAGGCCAATCATATATCAAACACATTGGCAGCCAAAAAGTAAAAGAAGCAGTTAATTCAAAAAAGTTTGAAGCAACATCTGACTTTACCAGATTGATAGAAACGGATGCAATAATAATCTGTGTTCCCACTCCGTTAAACGAGCACAGAGAACCTGATATGACTTTCATTGAAAACTCAGGCAAAGAAATTGCAAAGTATTTGCGCAAAGGACAATTCGTTTCACTTGAATCATCAACTTATCCGGGTACAACGGAAGAAATATTGCAGCCGTTATTTGAAGACGCCCCGATTATACAAGGAAATGGAAATAAAAAGTTTGAAGTTGGCAAAGATTTTTATCTTGCATTTTCACCTGAGCGAGAAGATCCGAATAATCCGAAATATTCAACAGCAACTATTCCGAAAGTTGTTGGCGGAGTAACACCTGCCTGCCTTGAAATTGCACTTGCATTATACAATCAGGTAATTGTTAAAACTGTACCTGTTTCATCTCCAAGAGTTGCAGAAGCAACTAAGCTACTTGAGAATATTTATCGTTCAATAAATATTGCATTAGTAAATGAGCTTAAGATGGTTTTTGACAGAATGAATATTGATGTATGGGAAGTTATCGAGGCTGCATCAACAAAGCCATTTGGATTTCAGGCGTTTTATCCTGGTCCCGGATTAGGCGGACATTGCATTCCGATTGATCCTTTTTATCTTACCTGGAAAGCAAGAGAATATGACATAAATACAAAATTTATTGAACTTGCAGGAGAAATAAACACATTGATGCCTTACTATGTTGTTGAAAAAGCCGGTGAAGTTCTGAACAAACACAAAAAGTCACTTAACGGGTCAAAAGTTTTGATACTGGGGGCATCCTATAAAAAAGATATTGATGATATGCGTGAATCCCCTTCTCTTAAACTGATTGAGATACTTCACGAAAAAGGTGCAGATGTAGATTATCATGATCCTTATGTACCTAAACTCTTTAAAACAAGAAAATATAATTATGATATGCACTCCATCGAGCTGAATAAAGAAAATTTAAGTAAATACGATTTAGTACTTTTAAGCACTGATCATTCGAACTTTGATTATAAATTTATTGCTGAAAATTCAAAACTTATTCTTGACACAAGAAACGCGTTCAGAAAGAACGGAATCAAAACAGAAAATCTTTATTTTGCATGA
- a CDS encoding nucleotidyl transferase AbiEii/AbiGii toxin family protein, translating to MNSSEKYYTTKLYPLQDGVIKIVIDLNLPFYLTGGTVLSRHFFHHRYSDDLDYFVNDDPHFFDYFQKINNYLLNVKDDSQLRISSERTLVTNNLIRTFFIKDDVELKVDFVNDIPIRFGEILFDNILGRIDNLRNILSNKISALYRLETKDFVDVWCICKNYKFIWRELIAEAKQKEISIDPIEISNLFRTIPFQNLRNIKWIKPFDLNKIISEMLTISDDILEGTENKLFK from the coding sequence ATGAATTCATCAGAAAAGTATTACACAACGAAGCTATATCCACTTCAGGATGGAGTGATAAAAATCGTGATAGACTTAAATCTTCCATTTTATCTCACTGGAGGAACAGTCCTTAGCAGACATTTTTTTCATCACAGATACTCAGATGACCTGGATTATTTTGTAAATGACGACCCGCACTTCTTTGACTATTTTCAAAAAATAAATAATTATTTATTAAATGTTAAGGATGACTCACAATTGAGAATCAGTTCAGAAAGAACGCTTGTTACAAATAATTTAATCCGAACCTTTTTTATCAAAGATGATGTCGAATTAAAAGTTGATTTTGTAAATGATATCCCCATAAGATTTGGTGAAATTTTATTTGATAACATTCTTGGTCGTATAGATAATTTAAGGAACATACTTTCGAATAAAATTTCGGCACTTTACAGATTAGAAACTAAAGACTTTGTTGATGTGTGGTGTATTTGTAAAAATTATAAATTTATTTGGAGAGAATTAATTGCTGAGGCAAAACAAAAAGAAATTTCAATTGACCCGATTGAAATTAGCAATCTCTTCAGAACAATTCCATTTCAAAACCTTAGGAATATAAAATGGATTAAACCTTTTGATTTAAATAAAATAATTTCCGAAATGTTAACAATTTCTGATGATATTCTTGAAGGAACGGAAAACAAATTATTTAAATAA
- a CDS encoding aminotransferase class I/II-fold pyridoxal phosphate-dependent enzyme, which yields MNTTKVTSGKTPINSQIVTQKIKDSKLDDLGNATIREIKRLVDEIEKATGEKFIRMEMGIPGLPPAKVGVQAEIEALKKGVAAIYPDIYGIAQLKTEASRFIKLFMNLDVSPEGCIPTAGSMMGSFASFMTIHRCNPDKDTVLLINPGFPVHMQQLKVLGIKSESFDVYNFRGEKLRDKLESYLSKGNISCLLYSNPNNPSWICFTEKELSIIGELCKKYDVIPIEDLAYFAMDFRKDFSKPGQPPFQPSVANYTDRFILTISSSKAFSYAGQRIGLLIISDELFNRSYPNLKNYYAKDLFGYSMIFGTLYALSAGITHSAQYALAEILRAANDGEFNFVEEVKEYGEKAKIMKEFFTRYGFKIVYDKDENEPIADGFYFTIAYPGMDGGELLKELLYYGISAITLQITGSERTEGLRACVSLVQRNQFADLEYRLKRFKEDHPL from the coding sequence ATGAACACAACAAAAGTCACATCCGGTAAAACCCCAATAAACTCACAGATTGTTACACAAAAAATCAAAGACAGTAAGCTGGATGATCTTGGTAATGCAACAATAAGAGAAATAAAACGACTTGTAGATGAAATTGAAAAAGCTACTGGTGAAAAATTCATAAGAATGGAAATGGGAATACCTGGTCTGCCACCTGCAAAAGTTGGTGTGCAAGCGGAAATTGAAGCACTAAAAAAAGGTGTTGCTGCAATTTATCCTGATATTTATGGTATTGCTCAATTGAAAACTGAAGCATCCAGATTTATAAAATTGTTTATGAATCTTGATGTTAGTCCTGAAGGTTGTATTCCAACAGCAGGCTCGATGATGGGAAGTTTTGCTTCATTTATGACTATCCATCGTTGTAATCCTGACAAAGATACTGTCCTTTTAATCAATCCCGGATTTCCTGTTCATATGCAACAGTTAAAAGTTCTTGGTATAAAATCAGAATCGTTTGATGTGTATAACTTTCGGGGAGAAAAACTTCGGGATAAATTAGAATCATATCTTAGCAAAGGAAATATTTCATGCTTACTCTATTCAAATCCCAATAATCCATCCTGGATTTGTTTCACTGAAAAAGAATTGAGTATCATCGGCGAACTTTGTAAGAAATACGATGTTATTCCGATTGAAGACCTTGCTTACTTTGCGATGGATTTCAGAAAAGATTTTTCAAAGCCCGGTCAACCCCCATTTCAGCCATCTGTTGCAAATTACACAGATAGGTTTATTCTTACTATCTCAAGTTCCAAAGCTTTTAGTTATGCAGGACAAAGAATTGGTTTGCTTATAATTTCAGATGAACTCTTCAATCGCTCTTATCCTAATCTTAAAAATTATTATGCCAAAGATTTATTCGGATATTCAATGATATTCGGAACGCTGTATGCGTTGAGTGCGGGAATCACTCATTCTGCACAATATGCACTTGCAGAAATACTTCGCGCAGCAAATGATGGGGAATTTAACTTTGTTGAAGAAGTTAAAGAATACGGTGAAAAAGCAAAAATCATGAAAGAATTTTTTACACGCTACGGATTTAAGATTGTCTATGATAAAGACGAAAACGAACCGATCGCCGATGGTTTTTATTTTACGATTGCATATCCCGGGATGGATGGGGGAGAATTGCTTAAAGAATTATTGTATTATGGTATCAGTGCAATCACATTACAAATTACCGGCAGCGAAAGAACTGAAGGTTTAAGAGCTTGCGTGTCATTAGTTCAGAGAAATCAGTTTGCAGATCTTGAATACAGATTAAAAAGATTTAAAGAAGATCATCCTCTCTAA
- a CDS encoding sodium ion-translocating decarboxylase subunit beta, whose product MGQFFEFISHGIEQFFLYTAFANMTIGHIVMIAVGLVFIYLAITKEYEPLLLVPIGFGILVGNIPFLESAKLQIGIYEPGSVLNYLYFGVIKGIYPPLIFLGIGAMTDFSTLLSNPKLMLLGAAAQVGIFGAYMIALWIGFIPEQAAAIGIIGGADGPTAIFLASKLAPELLGAIAISAYSYMALVPVIQPPIMKLLTNDKERRIRMKPPRSVSKTEKILFPIVGLLLTTFITPSALPLLGMLFFGNLLKESGVTKRLADTAKGPLIDIVTILIGLTVGASTQATTFLTPKSIGIFALGAASFIIATAGGVIFVKVMNLFLPEGSKINPLIGNAGVSAVPDSARVSQVIGLQYDPTNHLLMHAMAPNVAGVIGSAVAAGILLSFFM is encoded by the coding sequence ATGGGACAATTTTTCGAATTTATATCGCACGGAATTGAACAGTTCTTTCTGTACACTGCATTTGCAAATATGACGATTGGTCATATTGTAATGATTGCAGTTGGATTAGTTTTTATTTATCTGGCAATCACAAAAGAATACGAACCATTATTACTCGTTCCGATTGGATTTGGAATTCTTGTAGGAAACATTCCATTTCTTGAATCAGCAAAGTTGCAAATTGGAATTTACGAACCAGGAAGTGTACTGAATTATTTATACTTCGGCGTAATAAAAGGAATTTATCCTCCTCTAATCTTTCTTGGCATTGGTGCGATGACTGATTTTTCTACATTACTCTCTAATCCAAAATTGATGTTACTTGGTGCAGCAGCGCAGGTGGGAATTTTTGGTGCTTATATGATTGCCTTATGGATTGGTTTTATTCCTGAGCAAGCTGCAGCTATTGGAATAATTGGTGGAGCTGATGGACCAACAGCAATTTTTCTTGCATCCAAACTTGCACCTGAATTACTTGGAGCAATTGCAATCTCAGCTTATTCATATATGGCATTGGTTCCAGTTATTCAACCGCCAATTATGAAGCTTCTGACAAATGATAAAGAACGACGCATAAGAATGAAACCGCCCCGCTCAGTTTCTAAGACTGAAAAAATATTATTCCCTATAGTGGGTTTACTTTTAACAACTTTCATCACTCCAAGTGCTTTGCCCTTACTTGGTATGTTATTCTTTGGTAATCTTCTTAAAGAAAGTGGAGTTACAAAAAGATTAGCAGATACTGCAAAAGGTCCACTGATTGATATTGTAACAATTCTTATTGGGTTAACTGTTGGTGCTTCAACTCAGGCAACAACTTTTCTTACACCAAAATCAATTGGCATATTTGCACTGGGTGCTGCATCATTTATAATTGCAACTGCTGGTGGAGTAATATTTGTAAAAGTGATGAATTTGTTTCTTCCTGAAGGAAGTAAAATTAATCCTTTAATTGGAAATGCAGGAGTATCTGCAGTGCCTGACAGTGCAAGAGTTTCACAGGTTATTGGCTTACAATACGATCCCACAAATCATTTGCTTATGCATGCTATGGCACCAAATGTTGCAGGAGTTATTGGAAGTGCTGTTGCGGCTGGTATTCTTCTTAGTTTCTTTATGTGA
- a CDS encoding acetyl-CoA carboxylase biotin carboxyl carrier protein encodes MKSFKFTIQGNKYDVNILNVEENIAEIEVNGTTYKVEVDKKITSSKTPKLVRTVAVPSTETTPSQPKTSAPSSPKGTGHVKSPLPGVILDVFVKEGDAVKVGQKLILLEAMKMENNINADKEGIIKSVKVKKGESVLEGDVLVEIGA; translated from the coding sequence ATGAAAAGCTTTAAGTTCACCATTCAGGGCAATAAATATGATGTCAATATTCTAAATGTTGAGGAGAATATTGCAGAAATTGAAGTTAATGGAACTACTTACAAAGTTGAAGTGGATAAAAAAATTACATCAAGCAAAACTCCAAAGCTGGTTAGAACAGTTGCAGTGCCATCAACTGAAACTACTCCATCTCAACCAAAAACAAGTGCACCTTCTTCACCTAAAGGAACCGGGCATGTGAAATCACCTTTACCTGGGGTAATACTTGATGTATTTGTGAAAGAAGGTGACGCAGTAAAAGTTGGACAGAAGTTGATTCTACTTGAAGCTATGAAGATGGAAAATAATATCAATGCTGATAAAGAAGGAATCATAAAATCAGTTAAAGTAAAAAAGGGTGAAAGCGTACTTGAAGGCGATGTCTTAGTTGAAATCGGAGCTTGA
- a CDS encoding OadG family protein, producing MLLTEVLQITQSVTDTSIVKVHRNSELFMKIDPYGIGMTVIGYVIVFIALFLLYIVFYNLTKILTSNLKRMLRKEGHSVSNDQSLEISGEVNAAIAAALYLYYDELHDQENTVLTINRVSRTYSPWSSKIYSLRQYPR from the coding sequence ATGTTATTAACAGAAGTGCTGCAAATAACTCAAAGCGTAACTGATACTTCAATAGTAAAGGTACATCGCAATTCAGAATTATTTATGAAGATTGATCCATATGGAATCGGAATGACTGTAATAGGTTATGTAATTGTTTTTATTGCTTTATTTCTTTTATACATTGTTTTTTACAACCTGACAAAAATTCTTACAAGTAATTTAAAACGAATGCTCAGAAAAGAAGGACATTCGGTAAGTAATGATCAATCTTTAGAAATTAGTGGTGAAGTTAATGCTGCTATTGCTGCAGCATTATACCTTTATTACGATGAACTTCACGACCAGGAAAATACTGTTCTGACTATTAACCGTGTTTCAAGGACTTATTCTCCGTGGAGTTCAAAAATTTATAGTTTAAGACAATATCCGAGATAA